From a single Collibacillus ludicampi genomic region:
- the hisZ gene encoding ATP phosphoribosyltransferase regulatory subunit has translation MNKPIVFEKPQGVRDFLPGIAKRKREIERNIADCYASWGYQEVITPTFEYMETFQNGLRGEEDRVFKFIERSGKTVVLRPDMTTPIARVVASLLRDEPLPLRLSYNANIFRQQEFVAGRDAEFTQAGVELIGDGSPDADAEMIALAVTTLRSLGVQDFRLALGQVGFVNGILAEHVADHELADRMRFVLADKNYVGFEHLVAQVDDTRAREVLLHIPQLRGGLDVLQRARALTTHETALQALGNLEEIWEILVLYGVEQWVQIDLGLVLGLNYYTGAIFEGYAPQIGFPLCGGGRYDDLLEKFGRSLPATGFMIGIERVLEVLERKGNQKGAARHLLYYLPRDRHISLGFAAYLRRQGYTVTTQRILDLPENEQGDGAIICRLENGRLETEDEAVRIHYDAFLEQQVH, from the coding sequence ATGAACAAACCGATTGTATTTGAAAAGCCGCAGGGTGTGCGGGATTTTCTACCGGGTATTGCCAAACGGAAACGTGAGATCGAACGGAACATAGCCGACTGCTACGCGAGCTGGGGATATCAAGAAGTGATCACTCCTACGTTTGAATATATGGAAACCTTTCAAAACGGTTTGCGCGGGGAAGAGGACCGTGTGTTTAAGTTTATTGAGCGCTCTGGCAAGACGGTTGTCTTGCGGCCGGACATGACGACCCCGATCGCTCGGGTAGTTGCCTCCCTATTGCGCGATGAACCTTTGCCTTTACGCTTGTCATATAATGCTAATATTTTCCGTCAACAAGAATTTGTTGCAGGTCGGGATGCTGAGTTTACGCAAGCGGGCGTCGAGTTGATCGGAGACGGTTCACCCGACGCGGATGCGGAAATGATTGCACTGGCAGTCACAACGCTCCGCTCGCTCGGTGTGCAAGACTTTCGGTTGGCCTTGGGGCAAGTCGGCTTCGTGAATGGTATCCTCGCGGAACACGTCGCGGATCACGAACTTGCCGACCGCATGCGTTTCGTGCTCGCGGACAAAAACTATGTAGGTTTTGAGCATCTAGTGGCACAAGTGGACGATACGCGCGCACGCGAAGTCCTTCTTCACATCCCGCAGTTGCGCGGGGGATTGGATGTCCTGCAACGGGCCCGCGCGCTCACCACGCATGAGACGGCGCTTCAAGCTCTCGGTAATCTGGAAGAAATATGGGAGATCCTTGTGCTCTACGGTGTCGAACAGTGGGTACAGATCGACCTTGGCCTGGTTCTTGGTCTCAACTATTATACAGGTGCGATCTTCGAAGGTTACGCACCGCAAATTGGCTTTCCTCTCTGTGGGGGAGGGAGATATGATGACTTGTTGGAAAAATTCGGTCGTTCTCTCCCGGCGACAGGGTTTATGATCGGGATCGAACGCGTATTGGAAGTATTAGAAAGAAAAGGAAATCAAAAGGGAGCAGCAAGGCATCTTTTATACTATCTCCCTCGGGATCGCCATATCTCGTTAGGTTTCGCCGCCTATCTGCGCAGACAAGGCTATACGGTAACAACCCAACGGATTCTTGACTTGCCGGAGAATGAACAAGGCGACGGAGCCATCATCTGCCGACTGGAAAATGGCCGTTTGGAAACAGAAGATGAAGCGGTACGTATTCATTATGATGCCTTCTTGGAGCAGCAAGTACACTGA
- a CDS encoding ABC transporter ATP-binding protein produces MARVQLKHIYKRYSGNVATVKDLNLDIRDEEFLVLVGPSGCGKSTTLRMVAGLEEISEGELWIGDRLVNDVHPKDRDIAMVFQNYALYPHMNVYDNMAFGLKLRKVPKAEIDRRVREAAKILDIAHLLDRKPKALSGGQRQRVALGRAIVREPQVFLMDEPLSNLDAKLRVQMRTEISKLQQRLKTTTIYVTHDQTEAMTMGHRIVVMKDGVIQQVATPQQIYNHPANMFVASFIGSPAMNFLHGQLVEDGGKIYFRAPELNIELPEGRYKQLRDAGVVGREVVFGIRPENIHDEGFYFETFPNATICASAEVVELMGHEMYLYLNVGGQTVTARVNTRADVHVGSNVKLAFDMNKYHIFNKETEVAVF; encoded by the coding sequence ATGGCAAGGGTACAGTTGAAACATATTTATAAGCGCTATTCCGGAAATGTGGCAACCGTAAAAGATCTTAATCTTGATATTCGCGATGAAGAATTTCTGGTACTCGTCGGTCCGTCCGGTTGCGGGAAATCGACGACGTTGCGCATGGTGGCAGGTTTGGAAGAGATCTCTGAAGGTGAGTTATGGATCGGAGACCGTCTGGTTAACGACGTACATCCGAAAGACAGGGATATCGCCATGGTATTCCAGAACTACGCGCTCTATCCTCATATGAATGTGTATGACAATATGGCGTTTGGGCTGAAACTTCGCAAAGTTCCAAAAGCAGAGATCGACCGTCGTGTACGTGAAGCGGCAAAGATTCTCGATATCGCTCATTTGCTTGACCGCAAGCCGAAAGCGCTCTCCGGAGGCCAGCGTCAACGTGTGGCTTTGGGGCGTGCGATTGTACGTGAACCGCAGGTATTTCTAATGGACGAGCCGCTTTCCAATCTCGATGCGAAACTGCGCGTGCAAATGCGTACGGAAATCTCAAAATTGCAGCAACGTTTGAAGACGACAACGATCTACGTGACACATGACCAGACGGAAGCGATGACGATGGGCCACCGGATTGTGGTCATGAAAGATGGAGTCATTCAACAAGTAGCGACTCCTCAGCAAATCTATAATCATCCGGCCAATATGTTTGTCGCTTCCTTTATCGGTTCACCGGCTATGAACTTCCTTCATGGACAATTGGTGGAGGACGGTGGCAAGATCTATTTCCGTGCACCGGAATTAAACATTGAACTTCCCGAAGGCCGATACAAGCAGCTTCGTGACGCTGGTGTCGTCGGCAGAGAAGTCGTATTCGGCATCCGTCCGGAAAACATCCATGATGAAGGGTTCTATTTTGAAACATTTCCTAACGCAACGATCTGTGCTTCGGCGGAAGTCGTTGAGCTGATGGGACATGAAATGTATCTTTATCTCAATGTCGGTGGTCAAACGGTTACGGCACGCGTCAATACACGTGCTGATGTACACGTAGGTTCAAACGTAAAACTAGCGTTTGATATGAACAAATATCATATTTTTAATAAAGAAACGGAAGTTGCTGTTTTTTAA
- the hisH gene encoding imidazole glycerol phosphate synthase subunit HisH — MIAIIDYGMGNLRSVQKAIEKVGYQAIVTCDPEEVKRASGVILPGVGAFGDAMYNLKHLGMIDAIKKVVKEGTPFLGICLGMQLLFSTSEEHGMHVGLNLIPGHVRRFKGDFKIPHMGWNSLTLHAQSPILEHVKNGDYVYFVHSYYVEPMDRQVILASADYHGDVPAIVQKNNVFGIQFHPEKSSHAGLQMLTNFAKLVKDGVHA; from the coding sequence ATGATCGCGATTATCGATTACGGTATGGGAAACCTTCGCTCCGTACAGAAAGCGATTGAAAAAGTGGGATATCAGGCGATCGTTACATGCGACCCCGAAGAGGTGAAACGCGCTTCCGGTGTCATTTTGCCGGGAGTGGGCGCATTCGGGGATGCGATGTACAATTTGAAACACTTAGGCATGATCGACGCCATCAAGAAAGTCGTGAAAGAGGGAACCCCTTTTCTCGGGATTTGCTTAGGGATGCAACTGCTCTTTTCCACATCCGAGGAACATGGGATGCATGTCGGCTTGAATTTGATCCCCGGTCATGTCCGCCGTTTCAAAGGGGATTTCAAGATTCCCCATATGGGCTGGAACTCGCTGACCTTACATGCGCAGAGCCCGATTCTCGAGCATGTGAAGAACGGTGACTATGTGTACTTTGTACACAGCTATTATGTGGAGCCTATGGATCGGCAGGTGATCCTCGCGTCGGCCGACTATCACGGGGACGTACCGGCGATCGTGCAAAAAAATAACGTATTCGGTATCCAGTTTCACCCAGAAAAAAGTTCCCATGCGGGACTGCAGATGCTTACGAATTTCGCCAAGCTCGTCAAGGACGGTGTGCATGCATGA
- the hisA gene encoding 1-(5-phosphoribosyl)-5-[(5-phosphoribosylamino)methylideneamino]imidazole-4-carboxamide isomerase, translating into MKEFLLYPAIDIHEGKAVRLLRGDYHAVTVYNDNPASVAKGFEEQGARFIHVVDLDGAKEGSQQNRAVIAEIVKSVQVPVQVGGGIRNGETLEALFALGVSRCILGTAAVEKPDFVKDALKEYGEKIAIGIDAKDGRVAVNGWLETSSVSAIELGKQLKQWGATRIIFTDISRDGTLTGPNIPAIVEMAKQTELSVIASGGVKETSDLLKLAEYRNQGVAGAIIGKAIYTGNIDLRQAIAEIERTAK; encoded by the coding sequence ATGAAAGAGTTTCTCTTATATCCGGCGATCGACATCCATGAGGGGAAAGCGGTGCGGTTGTTGCGCGGTGATTATCATGCGGTGACGGTCTATAACGACAACCCTGCGTCTGTCGCGAAAGGGTTTGAGGAACAGGGAGCGCGCTTCATACATGTCGTCGATTTGGACGGCGCCAAAGAAGGAAGCCAACAAAATCGCGCGGTGATCGCTGAAATCGTCAAAAGTGTGCAGGTGCCCGTGCAAGTGGGCGGCGGAATTCGCAACGGCGAAACGTTGGAAGCGCTGTTTGCACTCGGTGTCTCTCGTTGTATCCTCGGTACGGCCGCTGTGGAAAAGCCCGATTTTGTCAAAGACGCATTAAAAGAGTACGGTGAGAAGATCGCTATCGGCATCGATGCGAAAGACGGTAGGGTGGCTGTCAATGGTTGGCTCGAAACATCCAGCGTTTCTGCTATCGAGCTTGGCAAGCAATTAAAACAATGGGGCGCCACACGGATTATCTTTACAGACATTTCGCGCGATGGGACGCTGACGGGCCCTAACATTCCGGCGATCGTCGAAATGGCGAAGCAAACGGAGCTTTCCGTGATCGCATCCGGAGGCGTGAAAGAGACGAGCGATTTGCTCAAACTCGCGGAATACCGGAATCAAGGGGTAGCGGGCGCGATTATCGGCAAAGCCATTTACACAGGGAATATCGATTTGCGTCAGGCGATTGCGGAGATTGAAAGGACTGCCAAGTAG
- the hisD gene encoding histidinol dehydrogenase produces the protein MRIVQSDEFTLKREEQDLHAKEREIVIDMIKQVRQHGDEAVRAFTRRFDGIDLHDFRVPFEQYEAAYQQVSPLFLEALRDAIRNIRKYHEGQLRPSTLTPMADGVLLGQLIRPLKRVGVYVPGGTAAYPSSVLMNVIPAQVAGVKEIVLVTPPDREGNISPGVLVAIHELGVKEVYRIGGAQAIAALAYGTETIRAVDKIVGPGNIYVALAKQAVFGKVGIESMAGPSDILVIADDSADPEYVAADLLSQAEHGELSQAILLTPSRTLAEQVAAQIVHQVAKLPRRAIAEAAIRNMGAIVVTKDLQEAVAIANRVAPEHLELLVRDAEEYISQIENAGAIFVGAYSSEPVGDYFCGTNHVLPTEGTARFSSPLNVDDFLKKQSLIRYSKEALMKNGRKIIEMAQVEGLEAHANAIRIRLEKEGKGE, from the coding sequence ATACGCATCGTACAGTCGGATGAGTTCACGCTGAAACGGGAAGAACAGGATTTGCATGCAAAAGAGCGGGAAATCGTCATCGACATGATCAAACAGGTCCGGCAGCACGGGGATGAAGCCGTACGTGCTTTCACCCGTCGTTTTGACGGAATCGATCTACATGATTTTCGCGTCCCTTTCGAACAGTATGAAGCTGCCTACCAACAAGTCAGCCCGCTGTTTTTGGAAGCCTTGCGTGATGCGATTCGCAATATCCGCAAGTATCATGAAGGACAATTACGGCCGTCCACTTTAACGCCGATGGCGGATGGGGTGTTATTGGGACAGTTGATTCGCCCGCTGAAACGGGTTGGAGTGTATGTACCGGGCGGGACAGCAGCGTATCCGTCATCCGTTTTGATGAACGTGATTCCCGCACAGGTCGCAGGTGTGAAAGAAATTGTGCTCGTCACCCCACCGGATCGTGAAGGGAATATCAGCCCCGGGGTGCTGGTGGCCATCCACGAGCTCGGTGTGAAGGAGGTCTACCGTATCGGAGGCGCGCAAGCGATCGCCGCGCTCGCTTACGGTACGGAAACGATACGTGCTGTCGACAAGATCGTAGGTCCCGGAAACATCTATGTCGCATTAGCCAAGCAAGCGGTGTTCGGAAAAGTGGGAATCGAAAGCATGGCTGGACCGTCCGATATCCTTGTGATTGCGGACGATTCCGCAGATCCGGAATATGTTGCGGCCGATTTGCTCTCACAGGCGGAACATGGAGAACTGTCTCAAGCGATTTTGCTGACCCCTTCACGGACATTGGCCGAACAGGTGGCTGCGCAGATCGTTCACCAAGTAGCGAAATTGCCGCGTCGTGCCATTGCGGAAGCAGCGATCCGCAACATGGGGGCAATCGTCGTGACGAAAGATCTGCAAGAGGCGGTTGCCATCGCTAACCGTGTGGCGCCGGAGCATCTGGAACTCTTGGTTCGCGATGCGGAAGAATACATCTCCCAAATCGAAAATGCGGGGGCGATTTTCGTGGGAGCCTATTCGAGCGAACCGGTCGGCGACTATTTCTGCGGAACCAATCACGTGTTGCCGACAGAAGGCACCGCACGTTTTTCCTCCCCGCTCAACGTAGATGATTTCCTCAAGAAACAGTCGCTGATTCGTTACAGCAAAGAAGCACTCATGAAAAACGGCCGGAAAATTATCGAGATGGCTCAGGTGGAAGGGCTTGAAGCACACGCGAATGCGATCCGCATCCGGCTTGAAAAAGAGGGAAAGGGTGAATGA
- a CDS encoding peptidoglycan DD-metalloendopeptidase family protein: protein MDKGKKTWFSRLRSGDWVHFLQSVKLQVRSTFDLRTSVTILTVLSAVSFGIHTVHAKVENSILMYRVYYNGKYIGVVRDLTLITQKAAEWDPNLPAKLTWTEVRQSPPSEWNDWAVAYALEDELQKKHDAVAIEVNGRSVATVADEATAKKVIQDIEGKYADGSSSVTIEQKIDFVPTMATLEQILTETEAVSLLLKGTPQPQKYLVARGDSLWTIAEKNKISVDALKSANPGIENENEITEGQTLDLVTTQPLLTVKTVNDIERTVDIDYDVKYQDDPSLPAGQTKVITEGQEGQKKQWIRQIKRNGTVVKEDVLREETLKEKVDKIIARGTKQTGEADGDWIWPTDSRVITSPYGEWRGNEAHPGVDIGAPFGSPVWATNSGRVIFAGWDNGGYGLCVRIDHGNGIVSIYGHLSAVEVSVGDLVDKGQMIGKVGMTGEATGPHLHYEVHVGGVRVNPGPYM from the coding sequence ATGGACAAGGGAAAAAAGACATGGTTTTCACGGCTACGATCGGGCGATTGGGTACATTTTTTGCAGAGTGTAAAGTTACAGGTACGTTCAACATTTGATCTTCGAACATCTGTTACAATCTTGACCGTTTTGTCGGCTGTGTCGTTTGGCATACACACGGTTCATGCAAAAGTGGAAAATTCAATATTGATGTATCGCGTGTACTATAATGGAAAGTATATCGGTGTCGTAAGGGATCTCACGTTGATCACTCAAAAGGCGGCTGAATGGGATCCGAATCTGCCGGCGAAGCTGACATGGACGGAAGTTCGGCAATCGCCCCCATCCGAATGGAACGATTGGGCAGTTGCTTATGCATTGGAAGACGAGTTACAGAAAAAACATGATGCTGTTGCGATCGAAGTGAATGGCCGTAGTGTCGCTACCGTGGCGGATGAAGCGACAGCCAAAAAGGTCATACAGGATATAGAAGGTAAATATGCGGACGGAAGTTCAAGTGTGACGATCGAGCAGAAAATCGATTTTGTGCCAACGATGGCGACATTGGAGCAAATCTTGACAGAGACGGAAGCTGTCTCGCTGCTGTTAAAGGGTACACCTCAACCGCAAAAATATTTGGTGGCACGAGGCGATTCTTTGTGGACGATCGCGGAAAAAAATAAGATTTCGGTTGACGCGCTGAAATCGGCGAATCCTGGGATAGAAAATGAAAACGAGATAACAGAGGGACAAACGCTCGATTTGGTGACCACCCAACCGCTTTTAACCGTGAAAACGGTGAACGACATCGAGCGGACGGTGGACATCGATTATGACGTAAAATACCAGGATGACCCGTCGCTTCCAGCGGGGCAAACGAAAGTGATTACGGAGGGCCAAGAAGGGCAAAAGAAACAATGGATCCGACAAATCAAACGTAATGGAACAGTTGTCAAGGAAGATGTGCTGAGGGAAGAAACGCTGAAGGAGAAAGTTGATAAAATCATCGCCCGTGGCACGAAGCAAACGGGGGAAGCGGATGGTGATTGGATTTGGCCGACCGACTCCCGTGTAATCACTTCTCCGTACGGCGAATGGCGCGGCAATGAAGCCCATCCAGGTGTGGATATCGGTGCACCTTTTGGAAGCCCGGTCTGGGCGACCAACAGCGGAAGGGTGATTTTTGCGGGATGGGATAATGGCGGATATGGCCTCTGTGTGCGCATCGATCACGGGAATGGCATCGTATCCATCTACGGTCACCTTTCCGCGGTTGAAGTCTCTGTGGGTGATTTGGTGGATAAAGGACAAATGATCGGCAAAGTGGGCATGACCGGTGAAGCGACTGGACCGCACTTGCATTATGAGGTGCATGTCGGTGGCGTTCGTGTCAACCCGGGACCCTACATGTAA
- the ppaX gene encoding pyrophosphatase PpaX has product MKYRYVLFDLDGTLLDTNELIIRSFEYTLEKFYPGRYTRTDILPLMGQPLIQQMEFYAGEDAARLENHVQQMVDTYREYNIAMHDQYVALFPHVSEVLAALHAEGVRLAVVTSKMRKTAQMGLDLFLLTPFFEAIVAVEDTEKHKPDPEPLLLAMDKLGAERERTIMVGDSPYDLLGAKAAEIASCGVAWSLRGREALAELKPDYIIDDMRELLSIVRG; this is encoded by the coding sequence ATGAAATACAGATATGTGCTTTTTGACTTGGATGGGACCCTCTTGGATACGAATGAACTGATCATACGTTCGTTTGAATATACATTGGAGAAATTTTATCCGGGACGATATACGCGAACGGATATCCTTCCACTCATGGGACAACCCCTGATTCAACAGATGGAATTTTATGCGGGTGAAGATGCCGCCCGTCTTGAAAATCATGTTCAGCAGATGGTGGATACGTATCGCGAATATAACATCGCGATGCATGATCAATATGTTGCATTGTTTCCGCATGTATCGGAAGTGCTGGCTGCATTGCACGCGGAAGGAGTAAGGCTGGCTGTCGTGACGTCGAAAATGAGAAAAACCGCACAGATGGGCCTCGATTTGTTCCTTCTGACACCATTCTTTGAAGCGATTGTTGCTGTTGAAGATACGGAAAAGCACAAACCGGATCCGGAACCTCTCTTATTGGCGATGGACAAACTGGGCGCGGAACGTGAGAGAACGATTATGGTTGGAGATTCCCCGTACGACTTGCTCGGGGCGAAAGCGGCGGAAATAGCCAGTTGCGGGGTGGCTTGGAGTTTGCGCGGTCGTGAAGCTTTGGCGGAACTAAAGCCTGATTATATCATCGATGATATGAGGGAGTTATTGTCCATCGTTCGGGGGTGA
- the hprK gene encoding HPr(Ser) kinase/phosphatase, whose translation MGKIITTEDLIHEFRFEQIVPDAILDRPITGSDMNRPGLLMAGFLKFFPEERIQLLGRTEISFFEQMTERKQWECADRLCRHPETPCIIVSRQMEVPEILIEVATRYRLPILRSRLATTKLAGQLQRFLEHTFAPETQMHGVLVDVYGIGILITGNSGIGKSETALELIKRGHRLVADDAVVIRQVEENTLYGESPELLNNLLEIRGLGILNAMTLFGAGAVRAKKKIELVIHLEAWRDDVAYDRLGLDEHTVKILDTEIPSITLPVRPGRNLAVIIEVAAMNQRLKMMGYNAAKELSEKLMATIENHDE comes from the coding sequence ATGGGCAAAATCATAACGACGGAAGATTTGATTCACGAGTTTCGTTTCGAACAGATCGTCCCTGACGCTATACTCGACCGACCCATTACCGGATCGGACATGAACCGTCCGGGATTGTTAATGGCAGGATTTTTAAAATTTTTTCCAGAAGAGCGTATCCAATTATTAGGGAGAACAGAAATCTCATTCTTTGAACAAATGACGGAAAGAAAACAGTGGGAATGTGCAGACAGGCTTTGCCGTCATCCGGAAACTCCCTGTATCATCGTTTCACGCCAAATGGAAGTTCCGGAGATCCTGATTGAAGTGGCGACTCGGTATCGCCTCCCGATTTTGCGCTCGCGCCTAGCTACGACGAAACTGGCTGGACAATTGCAGCGGTTTCTGGAACATACCTTTGCTCCGGAAACGCAAATGCATGGCGTTCTCGTCGATGTATATGGCATCGGTATTCTGATCACGGGGAATTCGGGGATCGGGAAAAGTGAAACCGCTCTTGAATTGATTAAACGGGGTCATCGTCTCGTCGCTGACGATGCGGTCGTCATTCGCCAGGTGGAAGAGAATACACTCTATGGAGAGTCACCGGAACTATTGAATAATCTCTTAGAAATTCGCGGCCTTGGCATTCTGAATGCCATGACGCTCTTTGGAGCCGGTGCGGTGCGTGCGAAGAAAAAGATCGAGCTCGTGATCCATCTGGAAGCATGGAGGGACGATGTCGCTTATGATCGTTTGGGGCTTGATGAGCATACGGTCAAGATCCTCGATACCGAGATTCCGTCAATCACGCTTCCCGTTCGTCCCGGACGTAACCTGGCCGTCATTATCGAAGTAGCTGCGATGAATCAACGCCTCAAAATGATGGGTTACAATGCGGCGAAAGAATTATCCGAAAAACTGATGGCAACGATCGAAAATCATGACGAATAG
- the hisB gene encoding imidazoleglycerol-phosphate dehydratase HisB, with product MSVDGRIGTIRRETTETQISLTLNLDGEGKRDLSLPVPFLAHMLDLFAKHGGFDLTLDAKGDVEIDDHHTVEDIGICLGQAFRQAIGDKKGIRRYGNRFTPMDESLAQVTIDISGRSFLVFHAEFPSERVGTFPTELVEEFFRAFTSNAGVTLHVNLHYGTNTHHMIEAIFKAFGGALAEAVARDEKIRGVLSTKGVL from the coding sequence ATGAGCGTGGATGGACGTATAGGAACGATCCGGCGCGAAACGACAGAAACGCAAATTTCTTTGACACTCAATCTGGACGGAGAAGGGAAACGGGATCTTTCGCTCCCTGTCCCCTTTTTGGCGCACATGTTGGATTTGTTCGCGAAACATGGCGGCTTTGACTTAACGCTTGACGCGAAAGGCGATGTGGAAATCGATGATCATCACACGGTCGAAGATATCGGCATTTGCCTGGGGCAGGCGTTCCGACAAGCCATCGGCGATAAAAAAGGGATTCGCCGTTACGGCAATCGCTTCACACCGATGGACGAATCGTTGGCGCAAGTAACGATCGATATTTCTGGACGTTCGTTTCTCGTCTTCCACGCGGAATTCCCCAGTGAAAGGGTCGGCACGTTCCCGACGGAACTTGTGGAGGAGTTTTTCCGCGCGTTCACTAGCAATGCCGGTGTGACACTCCACGTGAATCTCCATTACGGCACGAATACCCATCATATGATTGAAGCGATTTTCAAAGCGTTCGGCGGTGCGCTTGCGGAAGCGGTGGCGCGGGACGAGAAGATCCGTGGTGTTCTTTCCACGAAGGGGGTTTTGTGA
- a CDS encoding acyltransferase — translation MARRTERYKVRGANSLWQVYRTVPFLKVCKNFLVIQLCRYIPFLPLKNWMYRQFLKMEVGEQTAIALMVMMDVMFPERIRIGKNSIIGYNTTILCHEYLIDEYRIGDVRIGDRVMIGANSTLLPGIEIGDGAVIGAGSLVNRDIPSGVFAAGNPIRIIRHGNGTEVKFLEENEL, via the coding sequence ATGGCACGTCGCACAGAGCGGTACAAGGTTCGAGGAGCCAATTCCTTGTGGCAGGTGTATCGAACCGTCCCTTTTTTGAAAGTATGCAAAAACTTTCTGGTGATCCAACTCTGCCGCTACATTCCGTTTTTACCTCTAAAAAACTGGATGTACCGCCAATTTTTAAAGATGGAAGTTGGTGAACAAACGGCGATCGCTTTGATGGTCATGATGGATGTGATGTTTCCGGAGAGAATCCGTATCGGCAAGAATTCCATTATCGGTTACAACACGACGATCCTCTGCCACGAATATCTGATCGACGAGTATCGGATCGGCGATGTGCGAATCGGTGACCGCGTGATGATCGGAGCGAATTCTACATTGTTGCCCGGAATCGAAATCGGGGATGGGGCCGTGATCGGTGCCGGGTCTCTCGTCAATCGGGATATTCCTTCAGGTGTGTTCGCAGCGGGTAACCCGATACGCATCATCCGCCATGGCAACGGAACAGAAGTGAAATTCTTAGAAGAGAATGAATTGTAA
- the hisG gene encoding ATP phosphoribosyltransferase yields MSEQLTIALSKGRILKDTLSLMRDAGISVPEDIDESRKLILQSPDMKMKFILAKPVDVPTYVEYGAADIGIVGKDVLLEAGRDLYELLDLGIGKCRMCVCGLPEEKESAVTRVASKYPRIATNHFRNKGRQVEVIFLNGSVELAPLIGLAERIVDLVETGRTLKENGLVIHEEIIQISTRVVANRMSFRLKSALIDDMITRLRQVVKGDVL; encoded by the coding sequence ATGAGCGAACAACTCACGATCGCCCTCTCAAAAGGGCGCATCCTCAAAGATACATTATCCTTGATGCGCGATGCGGGAATCTCCGTGCCTGAAGATATCGATGAATCGCGCAAACTGATCTTGCAATCCCCCGATATGAAGATGAAGTTCATCCTTGCCAAGCCCGTCGATGTACCGACGTATGTGGAGTATGGGGCAGCGGATATCGGCATCGTGGGGAAAGACGTCTTGCTTGAAGCCGGGCGCGACCTATACGAATTGCTTGATCTGGGAATCGGCAAATGCCGCATGTGCGTATGCGGACTCCCTGAAGAAAAAGAAAGCGCGGTGACACGCGTTGCCTCGAAATATCCGAGAATCGCAACCAACCATTTTCGCAACAAGGGTCGGCAAGTGGAAGTGATATTTTTGAACGGGTCGGTGGAATTGGCTCCTCTCATCGGACTGGCCGAACGGATCGTCGACCTTGTTGAAACGGGGCGAACCTTGAAAGAAAACGGTCTCGTGATCCATGAAGAAATCATCCAGATCAGCACGCGTGTCGTCGCCAACCGCATGAGTTTCCGCTTGAAAAGCGCCTTGATTGACGACATGATTACACGTCTGCGCCAAGTAGTGAAGGGGGATGTCCTATGA